CCTGGCATCCGCCGACCGATCTGCACCGGGCGTATCTGCGCTGGGCCGCCACGCAGCGCGACTGGGGGCCCGACGAGCGGCGCAAGGAAGACGGGTGGCTGGCGCGGGAGGAGTGGCTGTACGCGCGGCGGGACCCCAGCCTCGCGCTGCTGCTGGGGCTCGGCGACGAGACCATGGGGACTCCGGAGGCGCCCAAGAACCCCGGTGAGGCCGGGCCCGAGGCCGCCGCCCGGTCGGCCCCGTTCGGGCTGCTCGTGGGCTGGGAGCCGCAGCTGGTCGCCCAGCTCGCCGTCGAGTGCGCGGCGCAGACCCACGGACATCCCACGGCCTCTCTCGCGGCGGGCGCGTACGCCGTGATCGTCCATGCGCTGGCGCTGGGCGAGAGCCTCGACGGCGCCGTGCAGCGGGCCTTCGGGCTGCTGGCCGCCCGGCCGGGGCACCAGCCGGTGTCGGACGCGTTGCAGCATGCGCTGGGTGCCGTGCGGCAGGGCATGCCCGGGCCGGAGCGGGTGGCCGAGCTGAGCGGGGCGGGTACGGCGGAGGGGCTCGTGGCCGCCGCCGTGTACTGCGCGCTGGTCGCGGCCGACGTCCGGCACGGGCTGTGTCTGGCCGTGAACCA
This is a stretch of genomic DNA from Streptomyces hawaiiensis. It encodes these proteins:
- a CDS encoding ADP-ribosylglycohydrolase family protein, with protein sequence MGATAGAVWGRTEQQDFRSRVRGTLLGVAVGDALGTPVDRLTIEGIREAHGAEGLVDLAPAFGRRGAVTHLTQLTLFSVDGLIRAQVRRDTGAWHPPTDLHRAYLRWAATQRDWGPDERRKEDGWLAREEWLYARRDPSLALLLGLGDETMGTPEAPKNPGEAGPEAAARSAPFGLLVGWEPQLVAQLAVECAAQTHGHPTASLAAGAYAVIVHALALGESLDGAVQRAFGLLAARPGHQPVSDALQHALGAVRQGMPGPERVAELSGAGTAEGLVAAAVYCALVAADVRHGLCLAVNHDGPSAATGALAGGLLGALHGETALPPAWLAELEGRPTILELADDFAMEMTQGPALHGPAGSSPGWLARYPRA